The Nomascus leucogenys isolate Asia chromosome 23, Asia_NLE_v1, whole genome shotgun sequence genome includes a window with the following:
- the PDE6H gene encoding retinal cone rhodopsin-sensitive cGMP 3',5'-cyclic phosphodiesterase subunit gamma isoform X2 gives MSDNATLAAPASNQGPTTPRKGPPKFKQRQTRQFKSKPPKKGVKGFGDDIPGMEGLGTDITVICPWEAFSHLELHELAQFGII, from the exons ATGAGTGACAATGCTACTCTGGCTGCTCCAGCTTCAAATCAGGGTCCTACCACCCCACGCAAAGgccctcccaagttcaagcagagGCAGACTCGCCAATTCAAGAGTAAACCTCCAAAGAAAGGTGTGAAAGG ATTTGGAGATGACATTCCAGGAATGGAGGGGCTAGGAACAG ATATCACAGTGATTTGTCCGTGGGAGGCATTCAGCCACCTGGAATTGCATGAGCTCGCTCAGTTTGGGATTATTTGA
- the PDE6H gene encoding retinal cone rhodopsin-sensitive cGMP 3',5'-cyclic phosphodiesterase subunit gamma isoform X1 gives MRLKEKHQLPGGVKMSDNATLAAPASNQGPTTPRKGPPKFKQRQTRQFKSKPPKKGVKGFGDDIPGMEGLGTDITVICPWEAFSHLELHELAQFGII, from the exons GAGGCTGAAAGAGAAACATCAGCTGCCCGGGGGCGTTAAAATGAGTGACAATGCTACTCTGGCTGCTCCAGCTTCAAATCAGGGTCCTACCACCCCACGCAAAGgccctcccaagttcaagcagagGCAGACTCGCCAATTCAAGAGTAAACCTCCAAAGAAAGGTGTGAAAGG ATTTGGAGATGACATTCCAGGAATGGAGGGGCTAGGAACAG ATATCACAGTGATTTGTCCGTGGGAGGCATTCAGCCACCTGGAATTGCATGAGCTCGCTCAGTTTGGGATTATTTGA